Within Crassostrea angulata isolate pt1a10 chromosome 2, ASM2561291v2, whole genome shotgun sequence, the genomic segment CCCGTCAACGTAGAAAGCTACAAAGTTACAATTAAAATGTTGAAAGTTATAAGGAGATTTCTTATAGTCTCCGTTAAAGGCGCTACTGGACACCATTCCCAGAATAAGCGTAGACGGAACTTCTCCTTGAAATACGTCGTCTACGGTCAAACTGAATTCTCCCTTAGCGATGGAAGCAATTTTCAAATTAGAAAACAAGTAGGGATACACGGCAGGGGACTTCTCCAGCATTTTCACATGCGCCATGGTAAGGGCGGGATTGGGTCGCTGAATGCAGAGTTTAAAACTGGCATcgataatttgtattttgtaatcTTTACCCTCAGCTGACTTTAATCTAAATGAATCCTTACTAGGCCATAGTTTTAGGGAAAGTGCTACCCCGTTCAAAACCAAACGATCTTGTTGAAAAATATCTACGTGTAAGGAACCTTCCAAGTCTAAAATTTTTCCACCTTTGGTAAACTGATATCTTTGAAATAAACCGATGTTTATCCCTTTGATCGGGTCCGTATCGTCGGGATCAGAGGTGTCTTTAAAGTAGAGCTGAGACTGATGCACTTCATAGTTTTCGGAGGATGTAGATAGTAAGGTATCGATGTAGGCCTTGTAGGGATAATTCGTTCCCAGCTGTGACACTGGAGTCTGCTGTAGACTAGTGTCCACTTGAGAAAAGATGCTGTGTAGAGGTAAGTTAGTCAAACCAACGGCATTCTCTTCGGTGATGGGGGTGTTCAGCGGGCTTAGTATTCTTAGCTTAATTTTTAAGCGACTGTTCTGAAGGTCCATGTATCCGGTGGAGAGAGGAGGAATGTTGAATTCCAAAGCAGAATACTCAGAAATTTGATTGATAGGTCTAAACTCTACCCATTCTCTTGTAAGTATGGTCGTGTCCGTCGGCGGAGGTTCAAAGATGGAGAGCTGATTCAGATGGTTTTCATTCATGATTAATCGTCGAATTGCGTGGTCAGCTTTGGCTTCTTGGTTCTAGGTTTAGAGTTTGCAGGTCTTCCCGGTGGACGATACATTTCTCGCTTTCTTATAAATTTTCGCTTTTTCGGTGAGGAGTTGTCGTTTTCACGTTCCAGTTCCGATTTAGCCATTTCGATTGCCTGAGCTACTGGGGTCACTAATTTCACGAAAGGGTGATGGTCCCTGGAAGGAGTTTCATGTCGGTGTTGCGAGCCGCTCCCCACAATGTACCTCCCTTTATAATCCGGACGCACCCTGCCAGCGGAAATGTCTTCAAAATGCTTGATCCATTTATTAAAATCGGGAACGTAAGGAACCCATTGCATTTTATCGTAGTCGTACACCTCTACTGAGCCCATGGTTTCTTTTTCCGCAAACACAAGACACACGCAAACGATTCAATACTTGTTGGAATAGGTCTTAACTGTTCGTTTCTTATAAAAACTCTGATGTTACGAAAGTCTTGTTTAGATATATCAAAGTAGAAGGGAGGGTTATAAGACTCCTTAATGTCCTTTGTTACATCGCAAGCTCGCAGAACCGGTATCATGTTATTTCGAACATAACTGTCTTCAACTAAATCGCAGCATACGTACACTCGAGATACCACATTTTCTTTGGACAGACGAATGTTTACCTCTAAAAGTGCGCACTCCCAAGAACCGGTCAACATGTATTGCTTAGGTAGAGTAACGATAAAATCATCGGGAGTATTAGAGGGATGAAAATTTGACGAGTCTTTCCCGTCCAAAAATAAATACACAGTCATGTTTAAAGCGAATCGTGGCTCTTCTCTCTTATAACTTAAGATTCTCTGTCTCTCAAAATACGAATGAGTATCCTCGCTAAGTAATAATCTCTCAAAAGTCTTGGAATCAGTTCGCAGTGAGAGAGTAGTGtctctttttttcttgcaattgAAATCCTCGGACTGATCAATTGTCTCATAACAAGTCGCCAACGTCGGAAATGAGAGCGATCGCGAGGTAAGATCGGAACATGTCCTTGCAGCAAGTGAGCCACGACATCGCAAAGAGCTAATATTTGTCGATCGCTTGCACTAGGAATCATAGTGCGCTGTCGACTGCGGTTAGCTTGTCTGAGAACTCTCAGAAAATTGGCATTCTGCATTATATTAGATTGCtccattctttttattttttaaaaagtaaattcaaTGCTATGATTaggttttattaattatcatattttatataccACATAATTAACTCTTCTTATAATGCTTCAATGACGATCTGGGTATGTAGCTGTTAAATTTTTTAGGCCACCCCCACCATTTAACTAAAGCCTGATTTCCTTTATATCGCAACACCTTCTCGATTCTATACATGACGTCTCTGTCGATGAGTACTTTTTGTAATTCTCCTCCGTAAAATGTCCCTTTTATGTCTTCACCATCTATGTCCTGTAAGTGATAAAGGGGTATTCTCTGTTTGACCATGCGCGATTTAACGACGAAATATTCACCTGTCCACCTCTCATCGTATTCTCGATCAAATGGCTGTCTCAGATGAGAAATGCGAACTTTATCACcgactttaaaatgaaaacgcAGAGGTCCagatatatttatttctgattttttaactttactTCTGGGAGCATGATCGTACATGTTCATCCATATAGATGCTTCGTCCTTCTTTTTCACTTGTTCGGGCGCCATTTTGATGGTTCGGTGATAGGTGGCGTTGTAACTCTTTGTGACATTAGCTAAGACATCAACCCATCGATGAGTCTGATTTTGAGTCATGTATCGactcaattttgattttatagttTTAATACCTCTTTCGGCAACGTTTGCTTTCTTTTCGTTTTGAGAACAGAAATGAGACAcaccattttcttttaaaagcttCTGAACATCTCTATTCATGAATTCGGAACCTTTGTCGGTTCGTATTTTCTTGGGCTTCTTAGTTTTTGACAACAAAGAGGCTAAAGCGCGTGACATCTCGCTACCTTTGGTGGATTTTAAAGCGACTGTCCAGGCATATTTCGAAAATACATCAATGACAAAAAGAAAGTAACCAAATCCATCGTTTTCTTTGCGATACGAGTTCAATACGGCCGTGTCAGCATCCCACTGATAACCAATCTCTGGAACGACTACTCGCACACGTTTGAATTTTCTATTAATCTGTCTATGTAGAGTAAACGTTTCCTGTTTTTGTAACCAGTTCTTGACTTTTGTTCGACTCAGAACATATTTTCCCTCTTTTCGCACGGCACGATATAATTTTTCTAACCCCCCAAATGACCCTGGATGCTTTGGGTTGTAATAAACGGACTCTAAATATTTCTCGTACGACATGTCTCTACcaaacattaaaagaaattgttcttATAAACACATCTCGATTTCTAAAATTGTTGGAAATACTACGTTGTCTAAATCTTTCAATCTCTTGATACCGGTGATAAGGACTGTTCCTCGCAAATGACAGGTGAAATGAATACCATCTCGTCGTAACATGACTGCGGGAAACAACTCCGGGTCGtatgaaaaattcaaacttttagaTAAGGAACTTGCGTTCACTTTTCCAGATAATTTGTGGCAAGCAGACGCAGTGACTAGTCGTACGTTTTGC encodes:
- the LOC128173963 gene encoding uncharacterized protein F54H12.2-like, encoding MNENHLNQLSIFEPPPTDTTILTREWVEFRPINQISEYSALEFNIPPLSTGYMDLQNSRLKIKLRILSPLNTPITEENAVGLTNLPLHSIFSQVDTSLQQTPVSQLGTNYPYKAYIDTLLSTSSENYEVHQSQLYFKDTSDPDDTDPIKGINIGLFQRYQFTKGGKILDLEGSLHVDIFQQDRLVLNGVALSLKLWPSKDSFRLKSAEGKDYKIQIIDASFKLCIQRPNPALTMAHVKMLEKSPAVYPYLFSNLKIASIAKGEFSLTVDDVFQGEVPSTLILGMVSSSAFNGDYKKSPYNFQHFNCNFVAFYVDGQSLPSKPIQPNYNSGAYLEAYQTLLQGREHVSVERGEYPIGNALYVLNINPYIDFNTKRKGHCRLELKFALPLPESVTLILYGKFPQVLHIDQSRSIIFK